The following proteins are encoded in a genomic region of Cydia fagiglandana chromosome 26, ilCydFagi1.1, whole genome shotgun sequence:
- the LOC134677626 gene encoding gastrula zinc finger protein XlCGF57.1-like encodes MGCSVVLERLRDDATVHSGGKPYGCEHCGEHFINKSILREHIQCTHLSSGSKKFNCDFCSSIFQTKLLVIEHEKSEHGVTNFMCAECEYSTSSKKSLRIHIKSHRIHVNLNQSYLQIHQMIHTGAKPFQCSYCDYRFRQKGHLLVHQRTHTGEKPFQCSHCDYKFTQKANLKRHMMIHTSEKLFKCSNCDYRCRQKVNLRLHQMTHTAEIPFQCSHCDYKCRLKSDLERHMMIHTGAKPFQCSNCDYRCRQKVNLRIHQMTHTGEIPFQCSHCDYKCSRKSNIKLHMMNHTGAKPFQCSHCDYRCRRKGELLLHQRTHTGEKPFQCSHCDYKCSQKSNIKIHMMKHTGAKPFQCNYCDQRCRQKGELLIHQRTHTGEKPFQCSHCDYKFSQKSGLKKHMMIHTGAKPFQCSNCDYGCRWKGDLLVHQRTHTGEKRFQCSHCDYKCNQKSGLETHMMIHTGAKPFQCSNCDYSCRQKRDLLVHQSTHAGEKPFQCRHCDYKCSQKSALKRHMMIHTGAKPFQCSNCDYRCRRKGELLTHQRIHTGEKPFRCSHCDYKGRDKSSLQRHQKAHAGPKPDNAAIATTSAA; translated from the coding sequence ATGGGTTGCTCCGTGGTGCTCGAACGCCTCCGTGACGACGCGACTGTTCACAGTGGAGGCAAACCATATGGCTGCGAACACTGTGGcgaacattttataaataagtctATTTTAAGAGAACACATACAATGTACTCACTTATCATCTGGATCCAAGaaatttaattgtgatttttgtAGTTCTATATTTCAAACTAAATTGCTTGTAATAGAGCATGAAAAAAGTGAACACGGTGTTACAAATTTCATGTGTGCTGAATGTGAGTATTCAACAAGTTCCAAGAAGAGTTTGCGGATCCATATAAAGAGTCACCGTATCCATGTTAACCTTAACCAATCATACTTACAAATACACCAGATGATAcacactggggcgaagccatttcaatgtagcTACTGCGACTACAGGTTCAGGCAGAAAGGACACTTGCTAGTACATCAGAGGACACACACCGGGGAGAAGCCTTTTCAGTGTAGTCACTGCGATTACAAATTCACTCAAAAAGCAAACCTGAAAAGACACATGATGATACACACTAGTGAGAAGCTATTTAAATGCAGCAACTGCGACTACAGGTGCAGGCAGAAAGTAAACCTGCGATTACATCAGATGACACACACCGCGGAGATCCCTTTTCAGTGTAGTCACTGCGATTACAAATGCCGTCTAAAATCCGACCTGGAAAGACACATGATGATAcacactggggcgaagccatttcaatgtagcAACTGCGACTATAGGTGCAGGCAGAAAGTGAACCTGCGAATACATCAGATGACACACACCGGGGAGATCCCTTTTCAGTGTAGTCACtgcgattacaaatgcagtcgaaAATCAAACATAAAACTACACATGATGAACcacactggggcgaagccatttcaatgtagcCACTGCGACTACAGGTGCAGGCGGAAAGGAGAATTGCTACTTCACCAGAGGACACACACCGGAGAGAAACCTTTTCAGTGTagtcactgtgattacaaatgcagtcaaaAATCTAACATAAAAATACACATGATGAAAcacactggggcgaagccatttcaatgtaACTACTGCGACCAGAGGTGCAGGCAGAAAGGAGAATTGCTAATACACCAGAGGACACACACCGGAGAGAAACCTTTTCAGTGTagtcactgtgattacaaattcaGTCAAAAATCAGGCCTAAAAAAACACATGATGATAcacactggggcgaagccatttcaatgtagcAACTGCGACTACGGGTGCAGGTGGAAAGGAGACTTGTTAGTACACCAGAGGACACACACAGGGGAAAAGCGTTTTCAGTGTagtcactgtgattacaaatgcaatcAAAAATCTGGCCTAGAAACACACATGATGATACACACTGGGGCcaagccatttcaatgtagtAACTGCGACTACAGTTGCAGGCAGAAAAGAGACTTGTTAGTACATCAGAGCACACACGCAGGGGAGAAGCCCTTTCAGTGTAggcactgtgattacaaatgcagtcaaaAATCAGCCCTAAAAAGACACATGATGATAcacactggggcgaagccatttcaatgtagcAACTGCGACTACAGGTGCAGGCGGAAAGGAGAATTGCTAACACACCAGAGAATACACACAGGGGAGAAGCCTTTTCGGTGCAGTCACTGCGATTATAAAGGCCGTGATAAATCAAGCCTACAAAGGCACCAGAAGGCGCATGCTGGGCCGAAGCCTGACAACGCAGCAATAGCGACTACAAGTGCAGCCTGA
- the LOC134677541 gene encoding gastrula zinc finger protein XlCGF57.1-like — protein MTHTGEKLFQCSYCDYKCNRISVLKRHNMIHTGAKPFQCSNCDYSCRQKGHLRIHHMTHTGEKPFQCSYCDYKCNRISVLKRHMMIHTGAKPFQCSNCDYSCRQKGDLLKHQRTHTGDKPFQCKHCDYKCNQKSNIKIHMMRHTGAKPFQCSNCDYSCRQKGDLLVHQRTHTGDKPFQCSHCNYKCSQKPVLKRHIMIHTVAKPFQCSNCDYSCGQKRQLRIHQMTHTGEKPFQCSHCDYKCSRKSNIKLHMMRHTGAQPFQCSNCDYRCMWKGELLVHQRTHTGEKPFQCSHCDYKCSQKSGLKRHIMIHTGAKPFQCSNCDYSCRQQGRLRIHQMTHTGEKPFQCSHCDYKCSRKSNIRLHMMKHTGAKPFQCSNCHYRCRRKGELLVHQRTHTGEKPFQCSHCDYKCSQKSGLIKHMMIHTGAKPFQCSNCDYSCRWKRDLLVHQRTHTGEKPFRCSHCDYKCSQKSVLERHMMIHTGAKPFQCSNCDYRCRRKGELLVHQRTHTGEKPFRCSNCDYRCRRKGDLLVHQRKHTGEKPFQCSHCDFKSSQKSDLKRHMMIHTGTKPFQCSNCDYSCRRKRDLLVHQRTHTGEKPFRCSHCDYKSRDKSSLRSHQKTHAGPKSNNAAIATTSAA, from the coding sequence ATGACACACACTGGAGAGAAGCTTTTTCAGTGTAGCTACTGCGATTACAAATGCAATCGAATATCAGTACTAAAAAGACACAACATGATAcacactggggcgaagccatttcaatgtagcAACTGCGACTACAGTTGCAGGCAGAAAGGACACCTGCGAATACATCATATGACACACACCGGGGAGAAGCCTTTTCAGTGTAGCTACTGCGATTACAAATGCAATCGAATATCAGTCCTAAAAAGACACATGATGATAcacactggggcgaagccatttcaatgtagcAACTGCGACTACAGTTGCAGGCAGAAAGGAGACTTGTTAAAACACCAGAGAACACACACCGGGGACAAGCCTTTTCAGTGTAagcactgtgattacaaatgcaatcAAAAATCAAACATAAAAATACACATGATGAGACACACTGGGGCGAAGCCGTTTCAATGTAGTAACTGCGACTACAGCTGCAGGCAGAAAGGAGACTTGCTAGTACACCAGAGAACACACACCGGGGACAAGCCTTTTCAGTGTAGTCACTGcaattacaaatgcagtcaaaAACCTGTcctaaaaagacacatcatgaTACACACTGtggcgaagccatttcaatgtagcAACTGCGACTACAGTTGCGGGCAGAAAAGACAACTGCGAATACATCAGATGACACACACCGGGGAAAAgccttttcagtgtagccactgcgattacaaatgcagtcgaaAATCAAACATAAAACTACACATGATGAGACACACTGGGGCCCAGCCATTTCAATGTAGCAACTGCGACTACAGGTGCATGTGGAAAGGAGAATTGCTTGTACACCAGAGGACACACACCGGGGAGAAGCCTTTTCAGTGTAGTCACtgcgattacaaatgcagtcaaaAATCAGGCTTAAAAAGACACATTATGATAcacactggggcgaagccatttcaatgtagcAACTGCGACTACAGTTGCAGGCAGCAAGGACGCCTGCGAATACATCAGATGACACACACCGGGGAAAAgccttttcagtgtagccactgtgattacaaatgcagtcgaaAATCAAACATAAGACTGCACATGATGAAAcacactggggcgaagccatttcaatgtagcAACTGCCACTACAGGTGTAGGCGGAAAGGAGAATTGCTAGTACACCAGAGAACACACACCGGAGAGAAGCCTTTTCAGTGTagtcactgtgattacaaatgcagtcaaaAATCAGGCCTAATAAAACACATGATGATAcacactggggcgaagccatttcaatgtagtAACTGCGACTACAGTTGCAGGTGGAAAAGAGACTTGCTAGTTCACCAGAGAACACACACCGGGGAGAAGCCTTTTCGGTGTagtcactgtgattacaaatgcagtcaaaAATCAGTCCTAGAAAGACACATGATGATAcacactggggcgaagccatttcaatgtagcAACTGCGACTACAGGTGCAGGCGGAAAGGAGAATTGCTAGTACACCAGAGGACACACACAGGGGAGAAGCCTTTTCGGTGTAGCAACTGCGACTACAGGTGCAGGCGAAAAGGAGACTTGTTAGTACACCAGAGGAAACACACCGGGGAGAAGCCTTTTCAGTgtagtcactgtgatttcaaAAGCAGTCAAAAATCCGACCTAAAAAGACACATGATGATACACACTGGGAcgaagccatttcaatgtagcAACTGCGACTACAGTTGCAGGCGGAAAAGAGACTTGCTAGTACACCAGAGGACACACACAGGGGAGAAGCCTTTTCGGTGTagtcactgtgattacaaatccCGTGATAAATCAAGCCTACGAAGTCACCAGAAGACGCATGCTGGGCCGAAGTCTAACAACGCAGCAATAGCGACTACAAGTGCAGCCTGA